Proteins from a genomic interval of Euleptes europaea isolate rEulEur1 chromosome 18, rEulEur1.hap1, whole genome shotgun sequence:
- the DAD1 gene encoding dolichyl-diphosphooligosaccharide--protein glycosyltransferase subunit DAD1 produces MSGSAAGSAASGAGSVGSVVRRFLAEYSSGTPSRLKVLDAYLLYVMLTGALQFGYCLGVGTFPFNSFLSGFISAVGSFILGVCLRIQINPQNKGDFQGISPERAFADFLFANTILHLVVINFVG; encoded by the exons ATGTCTGGGTCGGCGGCAGGGTCGGCGGCCTCCGGGGCCGGCTCGGTGGGCTCGGTGGTGCGGCGCTTCCTGGCCGAGTACAGCAGCGGCACGCCGAGCCGCCTGAAGGTGCTGGACGCCTACCTGCTCTACGTCATGCTGACGGGCGCGCTGCAGTTCGGCTACTGCCTCGGCGTCGGCACCTTCCCCTTCAACTCCTTCCTCTCGGGCTTCATCTCGGCCGTCGGCAGCTTCATCCTGGGCG TGTGTTTGAGGATCCAAATCAACCCACAAAACAaaggagattttcagggcatctCCCCCGAACGAGCCTTCGCCGATTTCCTCTTCGCTAACACCATCCTTCATCTTGTCGTCATCAACTTTGTGGGCTGA